A genome region from Nocardia sp. NBC_00565 includes the following:
- a CDS encoding GYD domain-containing protein, whose amino-acid sequence MPRFLWEVTYSSAGAGGLLAEGGSARRDAITRMVESIGGTVESCYFALGARDLFVIGTVPDEEAAAVLAIQTAASGAARSQSVPLLTPEQVDDAVHRTTEYRPPGK is encoded by the coding sequence ATGCCGAGGTTTCTGTGGGAGGTCACCTATTCGTCCGCGGGTGCGGGTGGGCTGTTGGCGGAGGGTGGTTCTGCCCGGCGTGACGCGATAACTCGAATGGTGGAAAGTATCGGCGGGACCGTCGAATCATGCTATTTCGCACTGGGTGCGCGGGATTTGTTCGTAATCGGGACGGTTCCCGATGAGGAAGCGGCTGCGGTGCTTGCGATTCAGACGGCCGCTTCCGGTGCGGCGCGGTCGCAGTCCGTGCCGCTGTTGACGCCGGAACAGGTGGATGACGCGGTGCACCGCACTACGGAGTACCGGCCACCGGGCAAATAG
- a CDS encoding TIGR03084 family metal-binding protein: MALDYTALLRDVEQESDRLIDGLYSSSADAWETPTPAAGWAIRDQISHLAFFDDFAHLALTDADQFRLDAAQLMARGTDFPDRVAEDYRRLSPTELLNWFTESRNRLITAFATDDPRRRLPWFGPDMSVASSATARLMETWAHGQDVYDALGVGHPLSSGLRSIAHLGVSTFAFAHRLNGRQVPEEPVRVELDAPDTNEIWTWGPDDAMNRVTGPAEDFVLVVTQRRHPDDTDLTVEGDIAASWLEIAQAYAGAPGRGHARRIAAH, translated from the coding sequence ATGGCTCTGGACTACACCGCGTTACTGCGCGACGTCGAACAGGAATCGGATCGACTGATCGACGGCCTGTACTCATCGTCGGCCGACGCCTGGGAAACCCCGACCCCGGCAGCCGGATGGGCAATCCGAGACCAGATATCACATCTGGCGTTCTTCGACGATTTCGCACACCTGGCCCTGACCGACGCCGACCAATTTCGACTCGACGCCGCCCAATTGATGGCGCGCGGAACGGATTTCCCCGATCGAGTGGCCGAAGACTACCGGCGCCTCTCCCCTACCGAACTGCTGAATTGGTTCACCGAATCGCGCAACCGGCTCATCACCGCGTTCGCCACGGACGATCCACGGCGTCGGCTGCCGTGGTTCGGACCGGATATGAGCGTGGCCTCCTCGGCCACCGCGCGGCTGATGGAGACCTGGGCACACGGTCAGGACGTCTACGACGCTTTGGGCGTCGGTCACCCGCTCAGCTCAGGGCTGCGCAGCATCGCGCACCTCGGTGTGAGCACATTCGCCTTCGCCCACCGCCTCAATGGCCGCCAGGTACCCGAGGAACCGGTACGCGTCGAACTGGACGCACCCGACACCAACGAGATCTGGACGTGGGGACCCGATGATGCGATGAACCGGGTGACCGGGCCCGCGGAGGATTTCGTCCTCGTGGTCACCCAGCGCCGCCATCCGGACGATACCGACCTGACCGTCGAAGGTGATATCGCGGCGTCGTGGCTGGAAATCGCGCAGGCCTATGCGGGTGCGCCCGGGCGCGGACACGCTCGCCGAATCGCCGCTCATTGA
- a CDS encoding acyclic terpene utilization AtuA family protein, which produces MTETTTPRRPVRIGNASAFYGDRIASFAAMVEGGPVDVVTGDYLAELTMLILWKAEQKDPETGYARTFLTQFAQVVRTCAERGIKVVVNAGGLNPAGLAARVRAIAEEAGVALSVAHIEGDDISQRLTELQAAGHPLRHLDKGLTLAESGAEPISANAYLGGWGIAAALAQGADVVITPRVTDAALVLGVGAWWHNWRRTDFDALAGAVAAGHIIECGPQATGGNYSQMHEITDRRYPGSPIAELAHDGSFVITKHEGTGGLVSPGTVTAQLLYEVDSAVYLNPDVVAHFDTLELIQDGANRVRVSGATGSAPPSTLKVAMNYIGGYRNTMTLVLTGLDIEEKARWATEQLFEILGGRDSFDELDVQLLRYDVADPVRFSQATAHLRVTVKDRDRAKVDRAFSNAVLELAVGGYAGFHTTTPPTSASEFGVYWPTVVPATEIEQVVVHADGTRENIAHCPQTDDRFSAVAASDEYDTVAIDFGPTARRPLGSIVAARSGDKGGKANVGVWTDTDERWNWLRSHLTTEKFTELVSDAQGLEVRRHEFPNLRALNFVVVGFLGDGVASSTRTDPQAKGLGEFLRATYTDVPDKLVGAH; this is translated from the coding sequence ATGACGGAGACGACAACTCCGCGTCGACCGGTCCGCATCGGTAACGCGTCGGCGTTCTACGGCGACCGGATCGCGTCCTTCGCGGCGATGGTCGAAGGCGGGCCCGTCGACGTGGTAACCGGCGACTATCTCGCCGAGCTCACCATGTTGATTCTGTGGAAGGCCGAGCAGAAGGATCCCGAGACCGGTTATGCGCGAACGTTTCTGACGCAGTTCGCCCAAGTCGTGCGAACGTGTGCCGAACGTGGCATCAAGGTCGTCGTCAATGCAGGCGGACTCAACCCCGCGGGATTGGCGGCGCGTGTTCGAGCCATCGCCGAGGAAGCGGGCGTCGCGCTGTCGGTCGCGCACATCGAGGGTGACGACATCTCGCAACGCCTGACCGAACTTCAGGCCGCCGGACACCCGCTGCGCCATCTCGACAAGGGGCTGACGCTGGCCGAATCGGGCGCCGAACCGATTTCGGCGAACGCCTATCTCGGTGGCTGGGGGATCGCCGCCGCGCTGGCCCAGGGTGCCGATGTGGTCATCACGCCGCGCGTGACCGACGCGGCGCTGGTGCTCGGTGTGGGCGCCTGGTGGCACAACTGGCGGCGCACGGACTTCGACGCACTGGCCGGGGCGGTGGCGGCGGGTCACATCATCGAGTGCGGACCACAGGCGACCGGCGGCAACTACTCGCAGATGCACGAAATCACCGACCGCCGTTATCCGGGTTCGCCGATCGCCGAGCTGGCCCACGACGGCAGCTTCGTGATCACCAAGCACGAGGGGACCGGCGGATTGGTATCTCCCGGAACCGTTACCGCGCAACTGCTCTACGAGGTCGACTCCGCCGTTTACCTGAACCCGGATGTCGTCGCGCATTTCGACACGCTCGAGCTGATCCAGGATGGCGCGAACCGGGTCCGGGTGTCCGGCGCCACCGGATCCGCCCCGCCCTCGACACTGAAGGTCGCGATGAACTACATCGGCGGCTATCGGAACACGATGACCCTCGTGCTCACCGGGCTGGACATCGAGGAGAAGGCGCGGTGGGCGACCGAGCAGCTGTTCGAAATCCTTGGCGGGCGTGACTCTTTCGACGAGCTGGATGTGCAACTGCTGCGCTATGACGTGGCCGACCCGGTCCGCTTCAGCCAGGCGACCGCGCACCTGCGGGTCACCGTCAAAGATCGTGACCGCGCCAAGGTCGACCGGGCCTTCTCGAATGCCGTGCTGGAACTGGCGGTCGGCGGCTACGCCGGATTCCACACCACGACCCCGCCCACCTCCGCGTCGGAATTCGGGGTGTACTGGCCGACGGTGGTACCGGCCACGGAAATCGAACAGGTCGTCGTGCACGCCGATGGCACGCGCGAGAACATCGCGCACTGTCCGCAGACCGACGACCGTTTCTCGGCGGTCGCCGCCAGCGACGAATACGACACTGTCGCCATCGATTTCGGCCCTACTGCGCGCCGTCCGCTGGGTTCCATCGTGGCGGCTCGATCCGGCGACAAGGGCGGCAAGGCGAATGTCGGAGTCTGGACCGACACCGACGAACGCTGGAATTGGCTGCGGTCACATCTGACCACCGAGAAGTTCACCGAATTGGTCTCCGACGCACAAGGACTCGAAGTGCGCCGCCACGAGTTCCCCAACCTGCGCGCCCTGAACTTCGTCGTCGTCGGCTTCCTCGGCGACGGGGTCGCCTCCTCGACCCGAACCGACCCGCAGGCCAAGGGACTCGGGGAATTCCTTCGCGCGACCTACACCGACGTACCCGACAAACTCGTAGGAGCCCACTGA
- a CDS encoding acetyl/propionyl/methylcrotonyl-CoA carboxylase subunit alpha: MPSITKLLIANRGEIASRIIRTARQMDIATVALYSDADRNAPYVLAADESVHLPGTAPADTYLRADLVLAAAQRTGADAIHPGYGFLSENEQFARDCAAARVTFVGPSPEAIAAMGSKIEAKSLMAAAGVPVLPGATVANAADTDPERLQAAALEIGFPILVKAAFGGGGRGMRIVSEQSELVEAVHSARREATSAFGNGTVFLEKFVEAPRHIEVQIFGDSFGTVVHLGERECSIQRRYQKIIEESPSTAVDDALRDELGRAAVAAGKALSYEGAGTVEFVMAQDGSFYFLEVNTRLQVEHPVTELVTGIDLVRGQLLVASGAPLPEEMLDAAPKGHAVEVRLYAEDVAAGFIPVSGTLTTLEFPVLDGVRIDAGFTSGSEVSTYYDPMLAKVIGYGTDRNAACDVVARALEEARVHGVTTNRDLLIGILRENEFRSGAIDTGYLDRHDPAGLMVRRGVTESVVATHALVAALAAQADRRGRSAILPGLPSGWRTLPSAPQSVSFTSGDEHVDVEYRFDRTRLTARVGDWQPQTIEVNEATAELVDVVIDGVRRRYRITRSGPLHFIDSALGATELREVERFPDPSDIQEAGSLLAPMPGTVVRIEVAEGQSVSAGDPVLVLEAMKMEHTIRTPADGIVTKIPVSLSAQVDAGQVLAIVHDGQAADA; encoded by the coding sequence ATGCCTTCGATCACCAAACTGCTCATCGCCAACCGTGGTGAGATCGCGTCGCGGATCATCCGCACCGCGCGGCAGATGGACATCGCCACCGTGGCGCTGTACTCCGACGCGGACCGCAACGCGCCCTATGTGCTGGCGGCGGACGAATCCGTCCATCTGCCCGGCACCGCGCCCGCCGACACCTACCTGCGCGCTGACCTGGTTCTCGCCGCCGCGCAGCGCACCGGCGCGGACGCGATCCATCCCGGCTACGGATTCCTTTCCGAGAACGAACAATTCGCGCGCGACTGCGCCGCAGCCAGGGTGACCTTCGTCGGCCCGAGCCCCGAGGCGATCGCCGCGATGGGCTCCAAGATCGAGGCGAAGAGCCTGATGGCCGCGGCCGGTGTGCCGGTCCTGCCGGGTGCGACCGTGGCGAACGCGGCGGATACCGACCCCGAACGCCTGCAGGCGGCGGCGCTGGAGATCGGCTTTCCGATCCTGGTGAAGGCGGCCTTCGGCGGCGGTGGGCGCGGTATGCGGATCGTCTCCGAGCAGAGCGAGCTCGTCGAGGCGGTGCACAGTGCCCGGCGCGAGGCCACCTCCGCGTTCGGGAACGGCACGGTCTTTCTGGAGAAGTTCGTCGAAGCACCGCGGCACATCGAGGTGCAGATCTTCGGCGATAGCTTCGGGACCGTGGTGCATCTCGGTGAGCGCGAATGCTCGATTCAGCGCCGTTACCAGAAGATCATCGAGGAATCACCGTCGACCGCCGTCGACGATGCGCTGCGTGACGAACTCGGCCGCGCCGCGGTCGCGGCGGGCAAGGCGCTGTCCTACGAGGGTGCAGGCACGGTGGAATTCGTGATGGCACAGGATGGTTCGTTCTACTTCCTCGAGGTCAACACCCGGCTGCAGGTCGAACATCCCGTCACCGAACTCGTTACCGGCATCGACCTGGTCCGTGGCCAGCTACTCGTCGCATCGGGTGCGCCGTTGCCGGAGGAGATGCTCGATGCCGCGCCGAAGGGGCACGCCGTCGAGGTGCGTCTCTACGCCGAAGACGTTGCGGCGGGCTTCATTCCGGTATCCGGCACGCTGACGACGCTGGAGTTTCCGGTTCTCGACGGCGTCCGTATCGACGCCGGATTCACCTCCGGTTCAGAGGTCAGCACCTACTACGATCCGATGCTCGCCAAGGTGATCGGCTACGGCACGGACCGCAACGCGGCCTGCGACGTGGTCGCCCGTGCACTCGAGGAGGCCCGAGTGCACGGTGTGACGACAAATCGGGATCTACTCATCGGCATCCTGCGCGAGAACGAATTCCGTTCCGGCGCCATCGATACCGGATACCTCGACCGGCACGACCCGGCGGGACTGATGGTTCGCCGCGGGGTCACCGAATCGGTTGTCGCGACACATGCGCTCGTAGCCGCCTTGGCGGCGCAAGCGGACCGGCGCGGCCGATCCGCGATACTGCCCGGTCTGCCATCGGGTTGGCGAACCCTGCCGAGCGCGCCTCAGTCGGTCTCGTTCACCTCCGGCGACGAGCACGTCGATGTGGAATACCGCTTCGACCGCACGCGCCTCACAGCCCGGGTCGGTGACTGGCAGCCGCAGACCATCGAGGTGAATGAGGCGACAGCCGAACTTGTCGATGTGGTCATCGACGGTGTACGCCGCAGATACCGCATAACACGTTCCGGGCCACTGCATTTCATCGATAGCGCGCTCGGCGCGACCGAGCTCCGCGAGGTCGAACGGTTCCCCGATCCCAGCGATATCCAGGAGGCCGGGTCGCTGCTCGCACCCATGCCCGGGACTGTCGTACGCATCGAAGTCGCTGAGGGCCAATCAGTTTCGGCCGGAGATCCGGTACTGGTACTCGAGGCGATGAAGATGGAACACACAATCCGCACACCCGCCGACGGCATTGTCACCAAGATCCCGGTTTCACTGTCCGCGCAAGTCGACGCGGGCCAGGTGCTGGCGATCGTGCATGACGGACAGGCGGCGGACGCATGA
- a CDS encoding enoyl-CoA hydratase/isomerase family protein, producing the protein MTNEVLYEVRDGVAWLTINRPDARNSLNKAVRDGLFEGVRRFNDDDLAKVLVLTGVGDKAFCAGGDLKEMSESKLTIPPIDFVPQFGRNIEVDKPTIAAVNGAAFAGGFLLAQTCDLCVASTTATFAISEVKVGRGSPWAAPLPLMIPRRVAMEIVLTGAPMTAQRAHEIGFVNLLVAPDELHSRTKTLAQQIVANAPLSVLAGKRTTTLSAEYPLREAFERAEKIWAPVYSSEDAQEGMLAFAQKRAPKWQGK; encoded by the coding sequence ATGACCAATGAGGTGCTCTACGAAGTTCGCGATGGTGTCGCGTGGCTGACCATCAACCGGCCCGACGCCCGCAACAGCCTCAACAAGGCGGTCCGGGACGGCCTGTTCGAGGGCGTGCGCCGATTCAACGATGACGACCTGGCCAAGGTGCTCGTACTCACCGGCGTCGGCGACAAAGCGTTCTGCGCCGGTGGCGACCTCAAGGAGATGTCCGAATCGAAGCTCACCATCCCGCCGATCGATTTCGTCCCACAGTTCGGGCGCAATATCGAGGTCGACAAGCCGACGATCGCCGCGGTCAACGGTGCGGCCTTCGCGGGCGGATTTCTGCTGGCGCAGACCTGCGACCTCTGCGTCGCCTCGACCACCGCGACCTTCGCCATCTCCGAAGTGAAGGTGGGACGCGGATCGCCATGGGCCGCACCACTTCCGCTGATGATACCGCGACGCGTCGCCATGGAGATCGTGCTGACCGGCGCACCGATGACCGCCCAGCGGGCGCACGAGATCGGATTCGTCAACCTGCTGGTCGCACCCGACGAGTTACACAGTCGCACAAAGACTCTCGCACAACAGATCGTCGCGAATGCCCCGCTGTCGGTGCTGGCCGGCAAGCGAACCACCACATTGAGCGCCGAGTATCCGTTGCGCGAAGCCTTCGAGCGCGCCGAAAAGATCTGGGCACCGGTGTATTCGAGCGAGGACGCACAGGAGGGCATGTTGGCCTTCGCTCAGAAACGTGCTCCGAAATGGCAGGGGAAGTAA